A stretch of DNA from Rhodococcus sp. NBC_00297:
TCGCCGCCACCATCGGAGCGGCCGTCACGTCCGCCGGGGGACGACGGATGGAGGTGGACGCTCGCGGTGCCACCGTGCTGCTGCGCACGGTTCCGCTGCGCCCGGCCGGCACGTCCGTGGGCGCTCTGGTACTGGTCCGGGACGTCACCGAGGTGAAGCGTCGCGATCGCGCGCTGCTGAGCAAGGACGCGACCATCCGCGAGATCCATCACCGGGTCAAGAACAACCTGCAGACCGTCGCTGCTCTCCTGCGTCTGCAAGCTCGCCGGACCGACAACGACGAGGCCAAGGTCGCGCTGAGCGAGTCGGTCCGCCGGGTCACCTCCATCGCCCTCGTCCACGACGTGCTGTCGACGTCGGTGGACGAGGTCGTCGACCTGGACGAGGTGGTCGACCGCCTGGTCCCCGTCATGGTCGACATCGGCTCGCTGTCCGCGGACGTCACCGTCGGTCGCGAGGGCAGCCTGGGCGTGTTCCCGGCCGAACGGGCCACTCCGCTGATCATGGTGCTCACCGAGCTGGTCCAGAACTCGCTCGAGCACGGGTTCGATCCGGGTGCGCGAGGCCGTGTGACCATCGAGTCCCGACGGTCCTCCCGCATGCTGGAGGTCACCGTGCGCGACGACGGCCGTGGAGTCTCCGACGACTTCGACGCGTCGGCGTCCGACCGGCTGGGACTGCAGATCGTCTCGACACTCGTCACGGTGGAGTTGGGCGGCACCATCAGCGTCGCGGCCGGGCGGGACGGGGGCACCGCCGCCGAGCTCCGCGTCCCGCTCGGACGCCGGGAGCCACGCGGCTGACCCGGGTTGCGAACTCCCGTCGGACACACAAAAGGCCCGGCACCATGCGGTGCCGGGCCTGCGTGCGTCTTACGAGCTGTGTCAGACCGCCGAGCGTGCGCGGGTACGCGCGTTACGACGCTTCAGCGCGCGACGCTCGTCCTCGCTCATGCCGCCCCAGACGCCCGCGTCCTGACCGGACTCGAGAGCCCAGGACAGGCAGTCCGCGGTGACGGGACACCGGTTGCACACGACCTTGGCATCAGCGATCTGTGCGAGTGCCGGGCCGCTGTTTCCCACCGGGAAGAACAGTTCCGGGTCCTCGTCGCGACAGATAGCCTTGTGGCGCCAATCCATCCTCTTACTCCTCACTGAGCGCACGACGGCGCTGTCGAATAACTGATCCTGGACTCTCGTCCGGATCGTGGGCTTGTTGTCCTGCAGTTCGCGAGCGCGGCAACCAATGTTTCCGCACTGTTACTTGTGAATGCTTTCACGAACCAAGCAGAAGTCAAGAGATGACGCGGTGCGGGTGGCCAAGCTCACTGGACCCGATTTGGTTTCACACCCGACGTCTGGTACCCGGATCGGGAGATGTGAAACACAGTAGCTTGGCCTACGGGGTATCGCCAGGTAAAGGCGCCACGACGGCGAGGGCGTCCGGTGCGGACGCGAATTCGACCTCGGTGCGTTCTCCCAGGTAGTCGCCGTCGACCTGCAAGCCGGTCGGTTCCACCGAACGCACGCGAATCCATTTCACGTCGTCCTCTCGGAGAAGCGCCCGAGAATGCGGACCGGACGTTCCGGACAGCATTTGCACGACCACTCGCAACGTCGTGAACACCTTCGTGGATCGCATTGCGAATATGCCGAGTCCGCTGTCGAACGAGGTGCCGGGGTTCGTCCGGACCGGGCGTGCGTCGAGGAACGTCCACGGATCGGAGTTGGTCACGAACGCGAAGTGAACGCCCGTCACGGCCTCGCCGGTGTCGGTCTCCACGGTGAGGTGCGGGTCGCGGCGCTTGCGGCGGAAGAACGTGGTGACCGCGGTCCGGACGTAGCGCGAGGGCGTGACCGCCTCGCCGCCCTTGCGGCCTCGATCGATCGCGTCGCACACGTCCGCGTCCCATCCGAGGCCGGCGTTGAACAGGAACCATGTCTTGTCGCAGTGCCCCAGGCCGATACGCCTGCTCGTTCCCGACTCCAGCAGATCGATGAGCTGGTTGGTGGCCTCGACCGGATCCCTCGCGATGCCCAGCGAGCGAGCGAACACGTTGGCGGATCCGCCCGGGACGACCGCCAGCAGCGGCACGGGTCCCACGGTGACCGACTGCATGGAGGTCGGGGCAGGAACACCGAGAAGTCCGTTCACCACCTCGTTCACCGTTCCGTCGCCGCCGTGCACGATCACCAGATCGATACCGGCCCGGCGGGCCTCGGTCGCGAGTTCGCTCGCGTGTCCACGGTGCGTGGTGTGGAGCACTCTGAGCGACACCCTGCTCGCGAGCGCATGCGCCACCAGGTCTCGGCCGGCAGCCGTGGTGGACGTGGCGTTCGGGTTGACGATGAGGATGGCTCGCACGATCACTCAGAGTAGACGCGAGCGGCGGCGGCTCACGACCACCGGCGCGTGACCGTCGGCCACCTCGCGCGTGTGCTCTAGGGTGGCCTGGTGCGTCCGAAGCTGCCCGATTCCGGTGTTCCGACACCGGTGCGCGCCGCGGGCCTGTTGGTGTCCGTGCAGGGCGCCACGGCGGTCGTGGTGGCACTCGTCCTGGTGATCCGCGGCGCCGCCGGCGCCGACGAGAGCGTCATCAACGGTTTCGGCACCGCGATCTGGTTCGCCGCACTCGGGGGCGCCGTGCTCACCGGTGGTATCGCCCTGATCCTCGGGCACCGCTGGGGCCGCGCCATCGCGATCGTCGCGCAGCTGTTGTTGCTCCCGGTGGTCTGGTCGCTCCTCACCGATTCCGGGCGGCCCGTGCTGGGCTCGTTGCTCGGCATCGTCGTCATCGGCGTCCTGGTCTGTCTGTTCAGTGGCCCCGCAACGCGGTGGCTCGCCGACGACTACGTCGAGACCGACGACGCCTGAGCGGCTCTCCGACCGACGCCGGGCACCTCAGGAACCGAGGCGAGGATCCACGTTGTGGGTGTGGATCTGCCGGTACTCGTGCTCGTACCCCAGCACGGTGAAGCCGGCGGGCGCCAGCGCGAAGCGCTTTCCCTCGGTCACCGGTTGCTCGACCCACCGCGCGATGACCGACCTGGAGAAGTGGCCGTGCCCGACGAGCACGACGTCGCGCTCGGCGAGGGTGGGAACGACGACGGACAGGACGAGATCGGCCCGTGCGGACACGGCGTCGATGGTCTCGCCGGACGGTGACGGATGCGTCCAGACGGTCCAGTGCGGCGCGGTCTCCCGGATCTGCGGAGTGGTCAGGCCCTCGTAGTCGCCGTAGTCCCACTCGACCAGCGCGTCCCACACCCGATCGACGGTCAGTCCGGCCAGCTCCGCCGTCCGCAGCGCCCGCGATCGGGGGCTGCTGACCACCAGGGGACGTTCGAGCCCGAGCGCCGCGATGCGGTCCCCGGCGGCGCGGGCCTGGTCCTCCCCGTCGGCGGTGAGAGCGATGTCCGTCCGTCCGGTGTGTCGACCGCTCGCCGCCCACTCCGTCTGACCGTGACGGATCAACACCAGTCTGGCGTCGGAGCGCCGCGGCGACGTCCCGGACCCTCCGGACGATGCGGGTGCCGGGTCACGGGGGTCGGGGTCTGCCATGGCTCGATCATGCTCCCGGGTCGCGTCGCGTCGATGACGGAGGTCGTCCCGGTGACGGAGGTCTCGTGAAATCCGCTGGTGATCGCCGCCGGTTGGGGTGTTTACTTCCTTGGTCCGATCACGCAACACCCGGCCTCGATGCCGGCGGATACAGATCAGCCAGGAGACTCCGCATGACCGATCAGAGCACCGAGCAGGGCGCGCAGGGGTCCCCGAACACCCCCGGGCAGGGTGGTGTCGACACCGGTCAGGGGCTGGACGCGGCCGTCCTCAAGATCGCGGCCGTCATCGTCATCGGCGCCATCATGTCGATCCTCGACGTGACCGTCGTGAGCGTGGCGCTGCCGACCTTCGCCTTCGAGTTCCAGACGTCCTACGCCAACGTCGCCTGGACCATGACCGGCTACACCCTCGCTCTCGCGACCGTCATCCCGCTGACCGGCTGGGCCGCGGACCGGTTCGGTACCAAACGCCTCTACATCCTGGCGCTGATCCTGTTCGTCGCCGGATCCATGCTGTGCAGCGTCGCGTGGGACATCACGTCGCTGATCGTGTTCCGCGTCCTGCAGGGCTTCGGCGGCGGCATGCTCATGCCGCTCGGCATGACGATCCTGACCCGCGCCGCCGGTCCCGAGCGCATCGGTCGTGTCATGGCCGTCCTGGGCGTACCGATGCTGCTCGGTCCGATCGCGGGCCCGATCCTCGGCGGGTGGCTCATCGACGCGGCGAGCTGGCACTGGATCTTCCTGATCAACGTGCCCATCGGCGCCGTGGCGCTGGTGGCCGCGTGGGTCATCCTCCCGAAGGACGCACCCGAGCCCTCGCAGTCCTTCGACTTCGTCGGCATGCT
This window harbors:
- a CDS encoding sensor histidine kinase, producing the protein MSTLSEMLAEHTDLPGTAVDHLQRVVGEWQILADISFADLLLWVPVDHPGSRAVTSSDTATVVCVAQCRPTTAPTVIPSDTVGAVVGETEHPQVAECLRTASIVRGGGRLPDDQGPPHDAVPVRVDGRVVAVLTRDSAPVSGRPPSLLEAAYRDCAHHLSDMIAEGSFPSPSEKTDVNSSPRVGDGFIRLDTAGMVTYASPNAVSAYHRMGLTADLPGHDLAASTRSLVTDPFDAEEIAATIGAAVTSAGGRRMEVDARGATVLLRTVPLRPAGTSVGALVLVRDVTEVKRRDRALLSKDATIREIHHRVKNNLQTVAALLRLQARRTDNDEAKVALSESVRRVTSIALVHDVLSTSVDEVVDLDEVVDRLVPVMVDIGSLSADVTVGREGSLGVFPAERATPLIMVLTELVQNSLEHGFDPGARGRVTIESRRSSRMLEVTVRDDGRGVSDDFDASASDRLGLQIVSTLVTVELGGTISVAAGRDGGTAAELRVPLGRREPRG
- a CDS encoding WhiB family transcriptional regulator gives rise to the protein MDWRHKAICRDEDPELFFPVGNSGPALAQIADAKVVCNRCPVTADCLSWALESGQDAGVWGGMSEDERRALKRRNARTRARSAV
- a CDS encoding diacylglycerol/lipid kinase family protein, producing the protein MRAILIVNPNATSTTAAGRDLVAHALASRVSLRVLHTTHRGHASELATEARRAGIDLVIVHGGDGTVNEVVNGLLGVPAPTSMQSVTVGPVPLLAVVPGGSANVFARSLGIARDPVEATNQLIDLLESGTSRRIGLGHCDKTWFLFNAGLGWDADVCDAIDRGRKGGEAVTPSRYVRTAVTTFFRRKRRDPHLTVETDTGEAVTGVHFAFVTNSDPWTFLDARPVRTNPGTSFDSGLGIFAMRSTKVFTTLRVVVQMLSGTSGPHSRALLREDDVKWIRVRSVEPTGLQVDGDYLGERTEVEFASAPDALAVVAPLPGDTP
- a CDS encoding acid phosphatase; its protein translation is MADPDPRDPAPASSGGSGTSPRRSDARLVLIRHGQTEWAASGRHTGRTDIALTADGEDQARAAGDRIAALGLERPLVVSSPRSRALRTAELAGLTVDRVWDALVEWDYGDYEGLTTPQIRETAPHWTVWTHPSPSGETIDAVSARADLVLSVVVPTLAERDVVLVGHGHFSRSVIARWVEQPVTEGKRFALAPAGFTVLGYEHEYRQIHTHNVDPRLGS